The segment gacgcttttatccaaagcgacttgggcttgtctgtgtctcctgtgggcaatccccacaggagcaatttggggtgaagtgtcttgcagggacacaacgacatgctgactgcagtggggtttgaacctgtgaccccctgatccaaaTACCAactcacaacccactgcaccacacacctCCCTTCTTCACTCTAGCAGTTGAAAATTGACATTTTTAAACATTGTGTTGAACTGCTGTACATTAGTGCTGGATGCATACACATGACATTTGACCCTGAAATGGTTTCTGTGGCCTTTTGCCTATGTTACTGATggcaaaataacattaatataCCGATTTCTTTTAACTTCCTGGTCCAGGACAAACTGTTAAATGCTGCGAGATAACATACAGTTTTACTGAGTATGTTAGGAAAAGGTTGGTGCCACAAAACgtgaaacatgtttattaatttgtgtgtaaaaacattgttttatttgtaaCTTTTCAAGTACCTGCATAACTTTGCCATCAAGTTTCAATATATACTCCGTTTCATGTTTAATTGTGTTCTTTTTTGCAGTGGTTTGAGAAGATCTCCGGGATCGTTTCATGTTTAATGAAATGTGTTCAATAATATTCATGTTAACGTTCATATATTGAAATACTGAGGTAATGCATGTTCTGTTATTGGAAAATAAACTACTGATCTGTGACATTCAAAAAACATTGTGTTTGACATCTGCATACCAATAATCACAAACTATTATAAACAACTGGTTTTATGGCTGATGGAATGATATTAAAGATTGTTTACCCAAACTAAATACCACTCTGACTGTTTTTACACTAAAGACAGAAATGTGATCGATAAAACAAAGTAGTTATGTGCAGCTAAAGTTCTATTAAATATACAAATTGACTTGAAATGACTTCCACGTCCGACCGCTTTTTTTCTCCTCCACAAGAAACAGTAAATAACTGATTACTATTATTCTGTAAAAAGTTAGACTGCATCAGAAAATGTTTTCTTCTGATAGTTAAACCAGATAAATGTATGGTATATgtcaaaatgtaataaaatgtatttgtcAATGGATTGGAAAAATAGAATAAAGCCTGAGATGATAAAACGTGATAATGTTACAACACTATCTGGGAGTTTATATAGCTCTTTAATAATTTCCCAACACATTTGTTTGGACATTTCATTACATATTGATACGTTTTTGCTTTTTAATATTATCTGGCAGCTTTTGCATTTGTATTTTTCATTTGGTATTAATTATATATGGTGATGCTTTTCCAGGACAGTTTGCAAAAATAGCCGTATGCACAAAGTATATATTCAAATATCCTCATCCTCAGTGGTACTGCAGGAACGTGCAGGTACGTGTCGTGCGTCTTTATACACATATTTTGTGTTACAGTACCTTCACTAAGGAAATGTTTGTATGTGTCAGAGTCAGGATGAGTGTGAAGATGCACCACCAGTCGTCTGCGAGTTCCCAGAGTCCTTTGCTTCATCCTTTTTACTCATGTGACTATCTCTCTCTTTATTCAAAGAGCTGAGGAGCTGGAGCACGTCTGGGTGTTGGAAACGACCTGAGAGAATAACAAATCTAAATATAAACAAAGGCAGCTTCAAAATCTGTAATATCTTATCTGAATGTTGCCTATTCATTCTGGCTACCCCCAGAAAATTCAAAAAAAGTATGGTAAACATTTCACATTTAGTTTGAATGActaaaataacatgaaattgtCTGGAGAAGGTCATTTATGGTCAAACAGCTTTCCGTTTTAAAGTGTAATCACAACTTTGCATTGTTGACTGTTGAGAAAACTGTTTCCAATATAATAAGAAAATTGCTTAGTTGCATATTTATAAGCTAAATATCAAAGAAAAAATAAGCCTTCTCAGGTGCAAAAATGTGAGCAACTGAATTGATGAGATCCAGGGAAGAATAGAGCCACAGATTTCCAAACTAACCTTCGGTGGAGTCGAAGAACTCCTGCAGTCTTCCTGGTGTTCCCTCCAGCTCCTCGTACTCGTGAGCCTGCAGGATCATCTCCAGGAGGTCAAACTCTTTCACCAACCTGGCCTCCGCACTGCTCTGGTTTTCATATTCCTGCAgaaaaacacaagtgcaatATCCCACTGGTATAATTATCATCATAAAGGGACATGGTATGAGGTTACTTGATATTCAACCAAAGCAGAAGCTTACCTCCCAGAGTCCATACATCTCCTGTTTGAGTCCCTCCGGCAGAAGAGCTGAAATATGTTTCATCGCCTCCTGAGTGAGATGGAGAAATTAGAGAGCCAAACACAGACATTACTAATTTAATATAAGCCATCAATGTTTACTTAAAAATGCCATGGAAGCCTGAACAGACTATTTGTTTAGTTAAACAGAGGTGTTAAGATATGGGATACTGGTCACTTGCCTCTTCTCGTCTGTGTTTCTCAGCTTTACTGATGTTGTCTGATGGAGCGATATCTCCCACAATGCACTCTGCCATGTCATGAACCAGAGCCAGCTTTATACATCTAAAGACAGTAAGGGAAAAAGACAACAATATGTAggttatttaaatatatacagtTGATGAGCTGCTATATTCTACCTAGTATAATTCATGTCaacttttttttatctttttaaaGTTGCTTCCAGGTCTGGGTGTGAGCAGTTGAATGAATCACCTGTTTTTATCCACTGTGGGGTCTGTGATGGTCATCGACATGATGGCCATGCGGTACATGTGGTCTGACACACTCTCAGGTTTCTGCACCTCCCTGTACACCCAGCCGGTCCGTGGGACCCTCTGCAGGGAACAACAACACAGAGTTAATAATGAGTTGCAAAGACAAGGGAGAACAACAACTAAAATATATGCCTAGTGATATTTTTTCATCAACTAAGTAAGACAGCTTCTGTTTGGAGATATTGTCTTCActgaaagaaaataaaacattccaaaaatacatacaaacatGTTTTGTATGACTGCACATATTCGaataaaacatacatttaacaACAGCCAAGGGAGAGTGAATATGTTTTTGTATGATTGTAAACCTAATCTGTTAAGGTTTTGTACTGATGTTTTGATAACGATTGTATTTATTTGACCATACATTGACACATACAGGACGCATAAGTTGTCACaacatgtttgtttgtgtgggtAGATGAATAAGGATAAGTTGCACTTTGGTAAGGACTACAAAAAACCACTGCCTCACTGTATTAGCTCCAGTAGCACCAATACAATATTTTTGGAAGCCAGGCTTAAAATAATGTGTCGTTCATTTTTGACAAGGGGCCAAATCACCATACACCATGGGGAAAAGGTCTTACTTTTAGTTGTCCGATACATTTCATGAATTGCAGCATATTGATCATGCCGGTTGTTGTCTCCATGGTGGTCGCCATTACTGCCCGCTGACCCGGATACAAAGGATGGTGTTCTGCTGATGTAGTTGCACCTTTCATCCACTAGGTGACAGCGTTACAACACAACAAACCTTAGTTGAAACTAAAAAGAGCCACCACAGACAGTACTTACATCTGTGCCTGTTTATGGTATCTATTTATTCCAGatatttaatagtttgcaacttgaataaatgttgtattttatgTTATCCTTACTGtaaaaacagaaatataaaCCAGACATTTGAAACTGTAGTGGGGagcagcgccatatagacttctatctatatggcgctggtggGGAGTAACGGCAACAAGTGACGATGCAAATGTCACGAAGAAGAATCAGTTCACCGGAAGTAAGAGAAGCGGGAGATTGAAAAAAAGTAAACAAACTTTTTTATCAACGTGAATTTGTGTTTCACCCTGAACATTAGCCAACATGCTGAAGAAGCCGCCCAAATTGAAATCTATAATCAAAACAAAAGCGAAGACTAACATAACCGTGAGGCCGACGTCAGAAGCAATGGTGAAGAGCTAACGCGCTAATGTTGCTAATGTTTCTGAGTGCTCTGTTTGTGGCTAACGCTGCTATCATGGCTAACAGCTAATCAATAAACAATTATGGTGTTACTTTTCCTCAGATTGAACTCCTGATGTTGATGTTTTTGAGCAACCTGGCGGAAGAGGCGAAGGCTAATGCGTTTGAGGAGAAATCTGCAACGATCAGAGCTCATCACCTCAAAGCAGTGTCCAAGGTTAGTTAAAAAGGAAGCTCAAATCACAAGTTGTACAAGCTACTGTTGTTtcccactttatttatattttacgaCTAAACACGTGCCTCAAATGTCAAGGGCCTTGCCAAACCGTATATTACTAGACAAAGATTTCAAACGTTATTGCAATCTCCTGATTCAAACTGCAATTAttgttatttttaattaaataatctCACATGTTATTATTAGATAGTCAATGTACAATAAGAAACAACTATTTTATAGTGGTTGTTTGAGTCCAACAGATTTTCTTATGGTCCTTTTGTTCTCTGAAATGCAGTGAATACTCCAAAGGCACTCACACGTTTTTCAATACAGTTGTTTTATTGTCATTGATTGTATTTAAGACTCCTGTGAAATGTCTAATTTTCCGGAGGTGGCCCACATCTTATAATTTATAAATTATATCTAGGCTGTATTAAGTTTGAGGTGGCTTGGGATCCTGATGGTGGAAAGGTCAACTCAGACAGTCAGTACGTAGTGTTACCTAGTAACGTTAAACGTAGAGGTGCcagttcaaggcttttattagtcatactacatagctacagtgtagttatgacaatgaacaTCTTAGGTCCCAGGCTCCACCAATAGTGcggaaaaacagaaaaaatagtgcaagtaaatacaaaaagaaaaatagtgcaatacgagtctatatacaagtgattggaatatgatatattttcaCCTCCTGCGAGCTGAAGAGGTGCCCTTAAGCAAGGTACCAATCTATCTAAAGAACCCTCCACAACAACCGCATGACTTTGGGTcctgtgtttgcatgtgtgaaATAACATGTAAGTGGATTTATTGAATTTAGTTAATTTGCAGGAGGTTTATCAAGGTTTTTATTATTGCACCCATCTTGGATTGTATTAAGGCAATTGCATTACAAAGGGTAACTAATCAAGCATGTAAACTAATATACATAATAACTGTTGACAACAATCAAATTAATTCATGGTATGCTTTGAAGAGGTGCTCAAGTTACATATAGctatacaataaaaaaaatgtttttacatcGAGTGCATTTAATAACATGTAACCACACATTGCAGGACATTAGCACTCCTGCATTACAATCCTAGTATTCCAGCTAAAATGGGTTGTCTTGGTTCTTCTATCTATAATTGGAGTTGACAGTTAATCATATGTAGTCTAACTTACTTACTCAAACAACTTACTAATAATGATTTTACATTTCTATGTACACATTCTAATTTCTCCATTTTGAATGTGGGATAAAcgtacaaaacttttttttatagAAAATGCTGAAAAAAGCGAAGGGATGAAGACGGGGAAGTTCgacatttttatgaacatttTCTAGGACGCCGGCAatatttttccttttttattaaGCATCATATTTTTTCttctgaaaatgtgtttttactatTGTGTAAATGTTTTCCTTTCACAAGAGTTTTCTGTTCTTAATTAAATTCTTGTAAACCTTACAATCCCTCCCATTGTAGACACTTCAATTCACACACATCATATCACATGTAATCATGCCATGAATGCTGCTGCAATAACATTCACCTTCGCATTAGAAAGCATTGGAGACATACTGTATAAGCGGTAGCCAAACAAAGTGCTGACTGTGTCGAGCTTTCATCTGGAGGTTGTGGACAGCTCGGAGTAAGTTAGTACTTCCagatctcccccccccccccatcacccGTCATGGTCAGCGTTTTAAAGCTGCATGCTTCACAGCGTCTTCATTGGGCGTGGGGCTCGGCCTCCTCCCAAATTCCTCTCCTTTTCACGCTACATAGACTATCTACGTGCTGCGATGCTATCCTGCTCATACCTTCATCACTGCGAGGGGCTTTTTGCCTTCTTATGCGTCTGTTAGCAGCAGTGAAGATGTCTTGTAAAATGTCCTGATCCTACATTATCTGTTTGATTTTTATTTGAAACAGATGTTATATGCATTTTGTGCTTTAGTAAAAGCTCATGGCAGACGATGCCCTAAAAGCTGTTTCTGGTTTGTGTTATAGTGGACTGTTTTAATATCTTGTAGAGTCTTTATTTAACAGTAGATCAAGTGATTTGATACAAACATTTGAATTACAACGTTGGTTCATTCATTGTACTTTAGACCATGCAAACATGATTACATGTGTCAATAAACATGGCTCTCTAACTCTTCGTGGCTctccttttttttatcattttcttTCATTCCCCGTTTCTCTTTGCGGCAGCTAAGACATTCCTTGGCCTCCGGCGGTTATTTTCTTCAAGAATCTGATCTGGCACCCCAGTGAGCGTAGCCATGTCATGTTTATGTTCCCAGTCAGGTTGTGGAGTTGTTACTGGGTTTGTGGAGCTCCACCCTTCTGACATTTGAACCCCTTGTACCTGCCCTGCTTGTTCTCTCCTTTACTTTTACATTGTCATGACAGAGCCCTCTAGCATTTGCATATATTTTCTAATCCCTGTTGAGTTTCCATCTGCCAGGTAGGCTAGTCTTTGAGTATCTACTGCACGCAGATTGATGGATGGCGTTTCTCCGCAGCAGCTGGCTGCACGTCCAGAGGATCTTCTGAGGTGTTATTCTATCGTGAGTTTGTGCTTGTTCCTGTGGGGTTTGAGAAACGCACTCTTCTTCCTctctcaaaacaaaaacaaaaagacaCCAGGTGTCTGAGCACCTGGTGACAATTTAAGGCAGCCAGCGTAGCCCTGTCTGGCCCTGTGTAACTGAGCTGCGTCTCAAGGATGATAAATCAGCTTCAGTCTAAAATCTCACTGATAAGCTTCCACTCGttctttttctgacatttttcCAGACAGGCCGAAGAAAGCACGGCCATCCATTTTGGCAGACATCATATTATGATAACTTGCAGTGCCTTTCTTAATAAGAATCACATGGTATCAATTGAGtaactttttctgtctttgcctTAAAGAGGAATACAGTTATTTTAACAACAATACAACAAAACGTTTAGAATCAAGCAAAAGCAACAAACCCCCACAATTTGATTCTATCAGAGTTGACCGGTTCTGAAAGGATTATAGACCAAAGCAAAGACGCATGAATTGCAGAGGGAAGCTTGATTCCAGGAAGGCGAGCACTGGAGAGTTCAAATCTGTGTTGAGAACCACAGAGTTCCCAAAACAGGCGATAGTACTCAGTGGGATGCCAATCAACAAATCGTCTGCAGCCTACTGCTTTTATCAACCTTCCAGAGTTTGTGTGGGAACCGCAGATTCTCTCCGACACCTCCAGCcctcttcttttcttttctcattGGGAGGTAGTCAAATCACTCagtatgtatttatgtatggtctggttatggttatggttcaGGATTCCTGAAGCCAGTCTTCATGGACAACACGAAGTGCCCAAGCATGCCTTAAGTTTAAATACATCTAAAAAGCATGGGGACTTggttatgtcagttattttgtgCTGGGTATTGTTATGTCTTCGTCATTGTGACTTCATCCAGCCCATGTGAAGACTTTGATGAGCTGGTGTTGATCTTCTGATGACATGCTTCAAAAAAACATCATGTTTTATTGTTTAAATGAGGAGATATTTTTGGTGTTGTGGTCACACATTCGCCCCGTTTGACATTATGGTTAAACCGAAAACAGTTTAAAGATGAGAGTGAAAGAGTTGTACCTAATGTGTTGCATTCGCCTCTAAACAAGCTCTAATTTCAACCTGCTGTGAGGCAAGATGAATAGCAATCATGCCTTTCATCTGCTCAAATGATTATGTGTTGGTCAACATATGAATCTAAGCAACAGTCGATAACATTTTGTCCGAAATATTTCAATGATCTCACTAGAAATATgcaatttattttttttacccaTCAAACATGCATTTCAAACCCTCACTAAACATACAAAAACGGTTTAGTTTTTGGAAAAGTTGGAATCCCGGACACACATTGTCCTTTTCACTTCAAAGTCATTTTAAGAGAATGTTTTTTTTCACACTTGCATTGGCTTCCAATTGTGCGGTCACAAAGACGTACGTATACATTTTAAACTCTGATTCAAGGTGAGCATTGAAAAACTTCCCTCCTTCAGCTGCAGAATGTGAGAACAGAGGTTTGGTGTGAAGGTCAAATATCCAAGTGAAAAACAAGACACGTTTGGGAAGAGGGGGGACCTTACAATACCCAGAATGTTAAGCTTTAGTTGGATAATTAATGTAGACTTTGTGACAGAAAAAGTTGAAGTAATAATATAATGTAATATCATGGTGGTATTATTATTCCAATTCTGAAAATATGCATATTTTGATATTTTTAAGGCTCAGGGGGAGTGTCATGGAGGACGGGTAACACAGAagaggggggagtgtgtgtgtgtgtgtgtgtgtgtgtgtgttcgaggGGATAACATAGACGAGCCCACAGCAGCTTATCCAAACTTGCATTACATCTGGGTTGCGACTATCATACAATGGTTTGTCTTCCGTTTGCATTCTTCGTGGCATTCTGCCGGCTTCTTCAGTGATCTCATGGAATGCACatgggatttctctgcaagaaAACATTTTGCACTCGACCGCTCTCTTACGCAGACCGGAGTTCAACGTGGGTCCATTTGAATGAATTCTATGGAGAAATCCAACCTTTTTCCATGAACTAcatcatgggatttgggatgtGATGCAAGGTGGCTGGATTGATGCCGTACTGAATGGGAAAGATGTGGATACCTTTGTTGATCTGGATGCTGCACCTCATGATTCTTACAGAAGGCCAAGATAACACAAGGCGTAAGTATGCTTGTCAGCCTCACCTCTCTAATGCTTATGTTCTGCAAAGCTTCTGTAACATGTGCCTTATCTTTCCCCATGTATCTAGTGTAACATAGTCAACAGTAGACCGACCCTACATGTGAACATAATATGAGTGCTTTCAGGGAATAATGTACTCAATGATTTCTATTGGTTTTACCTCCTTGCACACTATGAATTTGAAAGCATAGCTCTGTGCTCTCATAAAGCACAGCGTTCCGGAGTATTTTTTATCTATTGTCTTTTTACAGGCttaggaaaaataaaaaattccggctgttttttttttagacgGACGCACTCATTTCATATCTGTTAATCCGCAGGAAGCTCCTCTGTGAGCAGGGTCTGTCCTGCAGGTTGCGTGTCATGCTCTGCCCTGAACGGCTGTCTGTCCTGCAAACCTCGCCTCTTCTTCCACTTGGAGCTGGACGGGATGCGGCAGAGGGGCTCCTGCCTGTCCTCCTGTCCCCGGGGTCACTATGGCAGGCGCTTTCCACACATCGGCACCTGCACAAGTAAGTCCATACACATCTACGAGTGACGGAAAAACGTTAAAGTAAAAGTTTAATTGTCTGTTAATTTCACGATTACAGATATTAAATACACCTCACATGAATGATATTATAAGAGTGTAAAGGTGTGTTAGAAACCAGAaaatggatcaaatataaacatacagcaacatgtatatatttcacatTTATAATAGGTGTGGGAGGAGTCATTTCAAGTTATTGTACACAAGACACCGCTTATCAACTGAATATGTTGCTCTTCATTTTTAgctaaatgaaataaaaaatgaaatgcTTATTTCTGTATTATATCGTTACAGCAGCTGGACCACTTTTTTTTGTGCAAACTGATTAAAGTCAGTGTTAAGAATATCAAACTAACttgaccacagatggaaattagctattagctataatctggcatattgcatctcttctctttgctgagattaatgtttttgtatgcatggtccttctataaataatttttttttaaaaacgacAGTGTGGTCACTACCCTTTTATTGATACAGTCTTTACTGACCAGTTAATTTCCCTTGATCTGCAGGGTGCAAGGACGAGTGCGCTTCCTGTTTCAGTGAACATTTCTGCACTCATTGTCACCCGGGTCACTTCCTGTTCGGGGGGAAATGTGGAGACAGCTGTCCAATCGGGTTCACTGCGAACACGGTGCTCCGTGAATGCACAGGTAAGGCACTGTGTGTTCTCATACAAGTCTTCCATGATACTGGGGGTCTACAGTACAATTTGATGTGTTTGTGTCCCTCAGTGTCAGAGTGCTGTGCAGGCTGTGAGATGTGTGTAAGGAGGAACATGTGTGTGAGGTGTAGAGCAGACCTATACTTTCTCCACGGCCAATGTCATCTCACCTGCCCCAAAGGATTCGAGCCGGATGTGCAGTTTATGCAATGCACCCCCCAAGGTGAGAGGAAATAAAAAACTGTTTTCCCACAGCTGAGATGTCAAATACACTGTCTTTTTCATGTCTCGTTACCTGTAAGCAGTCGTGTAAAGTAGCTAAGtaaatgtactcaagtactgtacttaagtacaattttaagAAACTTGTAGTTTACTTATTTCAATGCTATGCTACTTATTGCTTCTACTCCGATACCTTATCTTTCTCACGATCGTCCTCTGTCTTTATAGTCCACTGCGAGGTTGGAGGATGGACAAATTGGGGTCCATGTATTCGGAGAAGCAGCGCACGGCCCTACAGGAGGGGACAGGAGACGCGTGACCGACAAGTTCTGAAGTCTCCGAGTGTCTCCGGTGACCCCTGCCCCCCCGTGTCACAGATGAGGAAGTGTGTCAACAGAAAGAGACCAAAGAGTCCAAGTGGGTTGTATAAGGTTGTAAAAGAGCCCCCTTACAGACTATGTGTTGATATGGCAGAGGTATTCAACTTTTCTAAATGCAGAGATGTATTCATCTAAAATAAAACAGATCTTTCTATGCAAACCAACAGAAATGGGAAGAAAATGGATGGATGATTGTGTTATATTGTAAAATGTTTGTGTTCCAGGGTTACATTTAACACTGTTGGAGTAAGCTGAATCAGAGACATTTCATATATAGTAGTGCTTTTGATGCAACTTGTCGGTAACCATAGATGATTGTAAAATTATTATTACTGATACTGCTTTATTAGACTGATCAGTTTATGCCTTAATGCAGCTTGTTGGGGACTCCCTTTTTTTTGATAAAATGAAATAACGAATTACTATAAACCAAACTTTTATAAAGCCTTTGATGAGCACCATGTCATGAATCTGTTAAAAGATCATATACTGTATCATGATTCATACATGCGTAGACCCTGACGCACGGTACAGTAGGCTACTGTGCGCAGCTGTAGTAGATCTACAGATCATGTGGAGTTGCAATTTTGGACGCAGTGAGGCCGATCCAGCAGCACTGAAATCAGATGGGCTTGGCTGGAATACTTCACCTCCCGACAATAAGTCAATACTTGGCGTTCATAACTttatagtcaaatatgaaggcAGCTTTATGAATTGTTCCCACCTGAGCATCTGCTGAGGACGTTTCAAGAAGTA is part of the Pseudochaenichthys georgianus chromosome 24, fPseGeo1.2, whole genome shotgun sequence genome and harbors:
- the LOC117439858 gene encoding R-spondin-3-like isoform X2, with the translated sequence MGKMWIPLLIWMLHLMILTEGQDNTRRSSSVSRVCPAGCVSCSALNGCLSCKPRLFFHLELDGMRQRGSCLSSCPRGHYGRRFPHIGTCTRCKDECASCFSEHFCTHCHPGHFLFGGKCGDSCPIGFTANTVLRECTVSECCAGCEMCVRRNMCVRCRADLYFLHGQCHLTCPKGFEPDVQFMQCTPQVHCEVGGWTNWGPCIRRSSARPYRRGQETRDRQVLKSPSVSGDPCPPVSQMRKCVNRKRPKSPIWQALEEWTVQWMLWLLPS
- the hddc2 gene encoding 5'-deoxynucleotidase HDDC2 — encoded protein: MATTMETTTGMINMLQFMKCIGQLKRVPRTGWVYREVQKPESVSDHMYRMAIMSMTITDPTVDKNRCIKLALVHDMAECIVGDIAPSDNISKAEKHRREEEAMKHISALLPEGLKQEMYGLWEEYENQSSAEARLVKEFDLLEMILQAHEYEELEGTPGRLQEFFDSTEGRFQHPDVLQLLSSLNKERDSHMSKKDEAKDSGNSQTTGGASSHSS